The sequence ATCGACCTGAGACACAACCAGATTGAGGGAATCTCTGCATTGTGGGGATTTGACGACTTGGGGTACCTTGATCTGTCCTCCAATTTCATCGACCTCGACGACGCGTCAACCTCGAGCGTCGTCAATCACCTTCAAGGGGACGTGGCGGATCTCGATCTGTCTGACCAGCGAACGAAGTCGACTGAGATTTCTTCCCACGACACAGTATTTTCTTCCGAAGGTGGCACTGGCTCGATCGCCGTAAGCTCGAGTACGAGTTGGGCCGTCTCGGCCGATGTGGATTGGATCGAGATAGACCCCGAGATTGTGTCGGGATTCGAAGATGGGATTGTCCCATTCACTGTTTCGGCTTTGCCGGAGGGGGACACGCATCGCATTGGGAAGATCTCGGTGGAAGGGGTTTCGGTCGAAATCAGTCAAGGTGAACCTGTGACCGTTGAGGTAGCCGATAGCGTATTGGAGCAAGCAATACGTCTGGAACTCGATACGACAGTAGCGGCGCTGACGCAAACGCATCTCGCTGCCCTGACCAAGCTTAGAATAACAGCGGAGGACTTTGAGTCGCCCGACGCTCCTTTGAGCTCCCTTTCCGGCTTGGAGCATGCGACAAATTTAGAAGAGCTCGTTGTAAGCGGTTCCGATGTCTCGTCGTTGCAACCGATCTTGAATTTACCGAATCTGCAAACTTTGTATATCGATGGTGGATACTTAAGCGGACCTATCGATCTCTCCGACGCGAGCTCTCTGCGTTTCCTTACTCTAGCCGATTGCGGTCTCACCTCGCTGCCGAGTTTCTCCAGTTCGGTCGTAAACTTGTCGCTAAGTGGAAACGAAATCATCGATTTGGCCCCGCTCGCTGCTAGTACTCAACTAGAGTTCTTGAGCCTGAGTTATAATCGGATTTCCGATATTTCGCCAATTGCTGATTTGTCGGAATTGAGGAGTCTGTACTTGGATAACAATCTGATTCGAGATGTCGGTTCTCTCGAGGGGCTGGATCAGCTATCGGACCTGCAAATATACTCCAACCACCTTGTCAGCATCGAATCGTTGCTTGGCTTAACGGCTCTTTCCTCTTTGGGGCTGCATTACAACTATTTGGACCTCTCCGCTGAGAGTTTGCAAAACGAGTTTTTGCAGGAGCTTTCAGGGCGAGGAGTTTATATTGCTAACACGGTCCAATTCTCTCCAGAACCGATATTATCTGACTCGAGTTCGACTATCGGGGCAGAAGGAGGCATTGGCGAGATTGCCGTTTCTTGCAGCACCTACTGGCAAGCAACTACGGAAACGGAGTGGATCAGCGTGGTGGGAGATGCTAGTGGCTTTGGGGATGGCGTGATTGCCTATCAGTTGGAGTTCGCTCCCGATTTGATGGCTCCCCGCACTGGTGCCATAGAAGTTAACGGAGTTCGGATCGAGATCACCCAAGATGTCGAAGTGGATATTCCGGATCCTGTATTGAAGAGTTCACTACGCGCATTATTTGGTGGCCAAACCGACACCATTTGGATGACTGATTTGGCATCGCTAACATCATTATCGATCAACGGGAGTAGCAGCTCGACGGGTGAAGCTCTTTCTGATCTTAGTGGGCTCGAGTATGCTGTCAGTCTTGAGTCGATAGACGTCACCTATTCGTTGATCGAAAGTCTCGATCCCATTCGTGACTTGAGCTCGCTCCGTACGATTCGAATCGCCCATTCTGAGCTCCTAGATCCGGGCGATCTGTCTGGATTGGTCAATCTCAACAGTTTGGATCTTAGCTCGAATCGTTTGGAAGCGGTACCAATCGTGCCAGCCTCGATTCAGACGCTTAGTTTCACGAACAATCAAATAATCGATATAAGCGAAGTGGCAGGTCTGTCCGATTTGGAGAGCCTTAGTCTAAGCGGGAACCTAATTGAGGATATTTCTTCGCTGATCGGTCTGGATTCGTTGAAAACCCTGTATCTCAATGGGAATCAAGTCTACAGAACGACGGCCCTGCGGTCGCTAGTCGGATTGCAAACACTCGGCCTGGAACGCAACCATCTCGATAGCATGGTCGATTTAGAGGAGTTGAAAGACCTCTCAAACCTTTGGATCAGTCACAATTATATCGATTTCGCGGAGCCATCTGATCGGCTAGCGCTAGACGCTTTCAAGCAGCAGGGAGTCAATTTCATCAACGGAACGACGCAGAACCCCAACGTTACAAGTATTGGTCCGATTCTTACTCAGATCGGTCAAGCGGGAGGGAGTCGCACCCTCAGTGTCGCAGCGAATAGCTATTGGTCTGCTTCAACGGACGTTGATTGGATCACTGTAGTGGACGGTGAAGAACGCTTCAGCTCGGGAACGCTCACACTCGAGATAGCTGCCGCTCCGGATTTGGAGTCGAGCCGTACGGGGACCGTGAAAGTGGGTGATAACGAATTGAGTGTTGCCCAGTATTTGGATGCTCCGCCCCTTGATCCTGTAGTAGAAAAGTCGGTACGGATAGCGCTAGACAAGCCAGAAGGCCAGCTGCTTGAGCCCGATATGGAGCAGTTGTTTGTCCTGACGATCGAAGGCGATCTGGGTTCGGGTGGCGCTCAATCACCGGTATCGCTGTCGGGCCTAGAATTCGCGACGAACCTCGAAAGGCTTTCCGTAATAGAGTCAGACATCGAGGACTTAGCTCCCATTAGTCTTCTGTCCCGTTTGTCCTTCCTGCTGTTTTATAAGACGACTCTACCCGAAATGTTGGATTTCGGGTCTATGCATTCCTTGGACTACCTGGTGATAGATCACTGCGGACTCGAGCAGACACCAGTGATTCCAGACAGCCTCACAACCTTGAGTTTGCCCAACAATCAGATCGAACAGCTGGACTCGCTCGAAGGCAAAACGTCGCTGACTGAACTGTATCTCTCTTGGAATGAGATTTCCGACCTTTCATCCCTAGCCACTTTGACGAATCTGGAGAAGCTCTCTATCGACAACAATCAGGTGCGGGAAATCGATCCCATCAGCAGCTTGGAGTTCCTTGAATCCCTGTTCATTGGAGACAACCATCTTAGGTCGATAGAAGCACTGGCTGGTCTATCAGCGCTTAAGGAAGTGTATCTGACTAATAACTACATAGACTTTGAGTATGGTAGCGATGAGTATAGTCGCTTGGAAACGTTGATCGCTAGAGTGCCAACGGTTCACTTTGAAGGTCAGCTGACGCAAGTGTACAAAGTGGAACCACTTGGCTCGCTGGTGGGCCAAGCTGGAGCGATTCGGAGGCTTTCGGTTTTTTCAACGACCTTCTGGGACGTTGGATGCGACGCGGAGTGGATCGAAATTCTTGGGGCCGAGCAGCGCTTTGGGAATGACATCGTCGAGTACCGTATCGCTCCAGCAGCAGAGCTGAGCGAACGCAGAACCGCTACGATAGTGGTCGGCGAGGTAGAGGTACCCATCACGCAGTACCTAACGGTCGAGATCGAAGACAGGGCTCTTCGATATGCCATTCGTAGCGAACTGGGAATAGCTCGGGAGGAAATACTGGATGTTGATCTGGAGAGGCTCACTTATCTCTCCGTAGGCCAAGACAGTTTCCCTGATTCGACATGGAAGGTTGAGAGGCTGGACGGACTGGAGAACGCGAGCAATCTGGAACACCTAAGCTTGAGGCAACAAAGGGTGGCTAGTCTGACTCCAATCGCGAATCACAAAACTCTGAACTTTCTTCAAATCAGCGAAAACGAGGCGAAGCTCGGATCGATTGAATCGCTGGAGGAGATGGATAATCTGGAAATCCTCGGTATTTACGGAAGTGGACTTGCTGAATTGCCCACACTGCCAGCGGGGCTAAAGACGCTTGCGGCGACTCAGAATGAGATCAGCGATCTCGAGCCGCTAAGGGGGCTAGAGCATTTACGGTACGTGGAAGCGGCGAGGAATGATCTATCGAACCTGAACGCCTTGAAAGGCCTGACCTCTCTCGAATACCTTTACCTCGCCGAGAATAGAATCGATGATATTTCGGGATTAGCTGGTTTAACCAATTTGGAAGAGCTGACTATCTTCGGCAACCGAGTGAGGGATTTGCGAAGCCTTTCGGGTTTGCCGAAGTTGAAGGATCTGAATCTCTCTATGAATCACGTGCGAGATCTCGAGGGACTTGAAGAGTTGCCAAGCTTATTGAAAGCAAACCTGTCTCTTAACTTCGTCGACGCGCCCGAGGGTAGCAGGAATTCAGAAATCGTGCAGAAGCTGATAGATGAGAGCGTCGGAGTCACTATCGATACTCAGCAGCCCACCGACGCTTATCTCGACTATGAAACGTTCGATACAGGGTATTGGGAGAGCGAATACGCAATCGCCGTCTCATCGCTTACCTATTG comes from Pelagicoccus sp. SDUM812003 and encodes:
- a CDS encoding leucine-rich repeat domain-containing protein is translated as MRSPRFALLAFVQLSVAILSASGAEISIPDPNLEAVLREALAKPTGTLTDADLATLTFLDSSGYSLDESERISDLTGLNYAVNLEELRLDYHEIEDLSPLWTLESLLGLSMIHNRIASIGILAAIPQIELIDLRHNQIEGISALWGFDDLGYLDLSSNFIDLDDASTSSVVNHLQGDVADLDLSDQRTKSTEISSHDTVFSSEGGTGSIAVSSSTSWAVSADVDWIEIDPEIVSGFEDGIVPFTVSALPEGDTHRIGKISVEGVSVEISQGEPVTVEVADSVLEQAIRLELDTTVAALTQTHLAALTKLRITAEDFESPDAPLSSLSGLEHATNLEELVVSGSDVSSLQPILNLPNLQTLYIDGGYLSGPIDLSDASSLRFLTLADCGLTSLPSFSSSVVNLSLSGNEIIDLAPLAASTQLEFLSLSYNRISDISPIADLSELRSLYLDNNLIRDVGSLEGLDQLSDLQIYSNHLVSIESLLGLTALSSLGLHYNYLDLSAESLQNEFLQELSGRGVYIANTVQFSPEPILSDSSSTIGAEGGIGEIAVSCSTYWQATTETEWISVVGDASGFGDGVIAYQLEFAPDLMAPRTGAIEVNGVRIEITQDVEVDIPDPVLKSSLRALFGGQTDTIWMTDLASLTSLSINGSSSSTGEALSDLSGLEYAVSLESIDVTYSLIESLDPIRDLSSLRTIRIAHSELLDPGDLSGLVNLNSLDLSSNRLEAVPIVPASIQTLSFTNNQIIDISEVAGLSDLESLSLSGNLIEDISSLIGLDSLKTLYLNGNQVYRTTALRSLVGLQTLGLERNHLDSMVDLEELKDLSNLWISHNYIDFAEPSDRLALDAFKQQGVNFINGTTQNPNVTSIGPILTQIGQAGGSRTLSVAANSYWSASTDVDWITVVDGEERFSSGTLTLEIAAAPDLESSRTGTVKVGDNELSVAQYLDAPPLDPVVEKSVRIALDKPEGQLLEPDMEQLFVLTIEGDLGSGGAQSPVSLSGLEFATNLERLSVIESDIEDLAPISLLSRLSFLLFYKTTLPEMLDFGSMHSLDYLVIDHCGLEQTPVIPDSLTTLSLPNNQIEQLDSLEGKTSLTELYLSWNEISDLSSLATLTNLEKLSIDNNQVREIDPISSLEFLESLFIGDNHLRSIEALAGLSALKEVYLTNNYIDFEYGSDEYSRLETLIARVPTVHFEGQLTQVYKVEPLGSLVGQAGAIRRLSVFSTTFWDVGCDAEWIEILGAEQRFGNDIVEYRIAPAAELSERRTATIVVGEVEVPITQYLTVEIEDRALRYAIRSELGIAREEILDVDLERLTYLSVGQDSFPDSTWKVERLDGLENASNLEHLSLRQQRVASLTPIANHKTLNFLQISENEAKLGSIESLEEMDNLEILGIYGSGLAELPTLPAGLKTLAATQNEISDLEPLRGLEHLRYVEAARNDLSNLNALKGLTSLEYLYLAENRIDDISGLAGLTNLEELTIFGNRVRDLRSLSGLPKLKDLNLSMNHVRDLEGLEELPSLLKANLSLNFVDAPEGSRNSEIVQKLIDESVGVTIDTQQPTDAYLDYETFDTGYWESEYAIAVSSLTYWSVSVDQPWVEVSTTEGFGIGHFTISLAENPSDQSRIATVVVEGSVLEIRQNGSGSELSLSISHREIGFEATQFEVEVTSDVHWTAGSDSSWLTLQGREGFGSSAIRVSVAPNYSNAKRTAVVSIGPKTLTVVQRVDAEYFLFLDTLTVDATQEINWPAADADGDGASNIEEFIIGTDPFDAASKPVLKVTMADETLSLLSNVGRSGVSLTYEYSEDIVNWQTFAPEASAVQENGLVRAKVTYPEGESGRFYRVGFDRQTVSE